In Clostridium sp. JN-1, one genomic interval encodes:
- a CDS encoding DNA-binding domain-containing protein: protein MRYYIIDDDVNVVKILTNLLEENESGEVIGSSNDGETALNEILICNPDIVLVDLLLPKLDGNSLVKEVKLLKPKIKFIMISQVSDAKLVEDSYNSGIEFFISKPINKIEVEKVTSKVAEKIEIENMLSSIKKMFKDTNPQKKSQDNNIRIIKHILSRFGMLGEKGTDDIIKICLYLLETKKSFEECNFNDLCSILGDSPKTVQQRIRRTIKIGLTNLAYMEIENYFNESFQDYSKGMFDFASVKTEMDYIKGKSKTGGKVILSKFFDGLLLQCEEY, encoded by the coding sequence GTGCGTTATTATATTATTGATGATGATGTAAATGTTGTTAAGATACTGACTAACTTACTTGAAGAAAATGAATCAGGTGAGGTAATAGGAAGCTCCAATGATGGAGAAACAGCTCTTAATGAAATACTGATTTGTAATCCAGATATTGTATTAGTTGACTTGCTTCTACCTAAACTAGATGGTAATAGTTTGGTGAAAGAAGTAAAACTATTAAAACCAAAAATTAAGTTTATCATGATTTCTCAAGTATCAGACGCAAAATTAGTAGAAGACTCTTATAATTCTGGAATCGAGTTTTTTATCAGCAAGCCTATTAACAAAATTGAGGTAGAAAAAGTTACAAGTAAAGTGGCAGAAAAAATTGAAATTGAAAATATGCTTAGCAGCATAAAGAAAATGTTCAAAGATACTAATCCTCAAAAAAAATCACAAGACAATAATATTAGGATAATCAAACATATTTTAAGTAGATTTGGCATGCTAGGTGAAAAAGGAACGGATGATATTATTAAAATTTGTCTTTATCTATTAGAAACGAAAAAATCATTTGAAGAATGTAATTTTAATGATTTATGCTCCATTCTTGGAGATAGCCCTAAAACAGTGCAGCAAAGAATAAGGAGAACAATTAAAATTGGATTAACTAATCTTGCATATATGGAAATAGAAAATTATTTTAATGAAAGTTTTCAAGATTATTCTAAGGGTATGTTTGATTTTGCAAGCGTTAAAACTGAGATGGATTATATCAAGGGGAAAAGTAAAACTGGTGGAAAGGTAATACTAAGTAAATTTTTTGATGGATTGTTATTGCAATGTGAAGAATATTAA
- a CDS encoding M20/M25/M40 family metallo-hydrolase, protein MTETELLKSLCETYSPSGREEKIYPTIKSIFKSIGEISISDLNNVYIHKRGQGQGKVMVMAHSDEVFLIVTDILDKGFLKFKSVGIDPKTLVSQEVIIHGSQSIDGIIGVKFIGDSNYNDENKGFSEENLVIDTGFNKNYIQKYVKVGDYIELKRKFVKLLNNNVSCKAIDDRAGIAAMYFCAKELESINHAVDVYFVCSCQEEVGHRGAKMATYDINPDIGIALDVTFDGGAMGDTERENKLGAGPVICIGPNVHSKLRQKIIDIALEYNIPYQIEVEPGNTGTDAWDIQVSRDGVPSVLISIPIKYMHTSVEIANMDDIKNTGRLIAKFIEKLDSKELEGVFCF, encoded by the coding sequence ATGACGGAGACAGAATTATTAAAAAGTTTATGTGAAACTTATTCGCCTAGTGGACGAGAAGAAAAAATTTATCCAACTATAAAATCTATTTTCAAAAGTATAGGAGAAATTTCAATAAGTGATTTAAATAATGTATATATACATAAAAGAGGACAAGGCCAAGGTAAGGTAATGGTAATGGCACATAGTGATGAAGTATTTTTAATTGTTACTGATATACTGGATAAGGGATTTTTGAAATTTAAAAGTGTGGGAATAGATCCAAAAACTTTGGTATCTCAGGAAGTCATAATTCATGGAAGTCAGAGTATAGATGGAATTATTGGAGTAAAATTTATAGGAGATTCTAATTACAATGATGAGAATAAAGGATTTTCAGAAGAAAATTTAGTTATTGATACTGGATTTAATAAAAATTATATTCAAAAGTACGTAAAAGTAGGAGATTACATAGAATTAAAGAGAAAATTTGTAAAGCTTCTAAATAACAATGTTTCTTGTAAAGCAATTGATGATAGGGCAGGAATTGCTGCAATGTATTTTTGTGCTAAAGAACTAGAAAGTATTAATCATGCCGTGGATGTATATTTCGTTTGTTCATGTCAGGAAGAAGTAGGGCATAGAGGTGCCAAAATGGCAACTTATGATATAAATCCTGATATAGGCATAGCTTTGGATGTTACTTTTGATGGTGGAGCTATGGGTGATACAGAAAGAGAAAATAAATTAGGGGCAGGTCCAGTTATTTGTATAGGACCTAATGTTCACAGCAAGTTAAGACAAAAAATCATAGATATAGCTTTAGAATATAACATACCATATCAGATTGAAGTAGAACCAGGTAATACAGGTACTGATGCTTGGGACATTCAGGTTTCTAGAGATGGGGTACCAAGTGTTTTAATTTCTATTCCTATAAAATATATGCACACATCAGTTGAAATTGCAAATATGGATGACATAAAGAATACTGGGAGACTTATAGCTAAGTTTATAGAAAAATTAGATTCTAAAGAACTGGAGGGAGTATTTTGCTTTTAG
- a CDS encoding amino acid permease yields the protein MNLSCFTRKKDVESILNNNKNNSSQRTLGAFDVTLMSIGATIGTGVMVLAGLVAATNAGPAVVLSFIFSAIACTLVALCYAEFASSIPTSGSAYAYIYVSLGEFVAHLVGWSLFIGYTVCAATVASGWASYFNGLIKDMGINLPNALINIPSEGGIINLPAIAVVFAITLLLSQGTSESKKVNSFFVFVKLGIVALFVVVGVFFIKPERWHPFMPFGFKGVCAGAASVFLAYTGFDAISTSAEEIKDPQKNLPIGIIGSMIGCTLIYIVVSLVLTGIADYTKLNVGDAMSYALSSVGQNWAASIVSVGAIIGILAVIVAYLYGASHILFSMGRDGLLPKKFSKLNKKTNVPVLPTWIVGCVSGFLAGIANIKQLADLSNMIFLGTFALVAVSLIIFRKAYPNLKRNFMVPLVPVVPLIAVACCVFLMLNLSKATWLYFGVWVGLGVIVYALYSHKNSKLQDNDNYNNLSEKHGA from the coding sequence ATGAACTTATCTTGTTTTACTAGAAAAAAAGATGTAGAGTCTATTTTAAACAACAATAAAAACAATTCTTCACAGAGAACTTTAGGTGCATTTGACGTAACATTGATGAGTATTGGAGCAACAATTGGAACTGGAGTAATGGTATTAGCAGGTCTTGTAGCTGCAACAAATGCAGGTCCTGCTGTAGTTTTATCATTTATTTTTTCGGCAATTGCTTGTACACTCGTAGCCTTATGTTATGCTGAATTTGCATCATCAATTCCAACGTCAGGAAGTGCATATGCTTATATTTATGTATCATTAGGTGAATTTGTTGCTCATTTAGTTGGCTGGTCACTTTTTATTGGATATACAGTATGTGCTGCAACTGTAGCTAGCGGTTGGGCATCATACTTTAATGGTCTGATAAAAGACATGGGAATTAACTTGCCAAACGCTTTAATAAATATTCCAAGTGAGGGAGGAATAATAAATCTCCCAGCAATTGCTGTAGTATTTGCTATTACACTTCTTCTATCACAAGGAACAAGTGAAAGTAAAAAAGTAAATAGTTTTTTTGTATTTGTAAAACTCGGTATTGTAGCTCTGTTCGTAGTTGTAGGTGTATTTTTTATAAAGCCAGAAAGATGGCATCCATTTATGCCATTTGGTTTTAAGGGTGTGTGTGCTGGTGCAGCATCAGTATTCCTTGCTTATACAGGTTTTGATGCAATTTCAACTTCTGCTGAAGAAATAAAAGATCCTCAAAAGAACCTGCCAATAGGTATTATTGGTTCAATGATAGGATGTACACTTATATATATTGTAGTTAGTTTGGTTTTAACAGGAATTGCCGATTATACTAAGCTAAATGTTGGTGACGCTATGTCCTACGCATTAAGTTCTGTTGGTCAAAATTGGGCAGCTTCTATAGTTTCAGTTGGAGCAATTATCGGAATTTTAGCAGTTATCGTTGCATACCTTTATGGAGCATCACATATATTATTTTCAATGGGACGTGATGGATTGCTTCCAAAAAAGTTTTCTAAGTTAAATAAGAAAACAAATGTACCTGTACTTCCAACTTGGATAGTAGGATGTGTAAGTGGCTTTTTAGCCGGTATTGCAAATATAAAGCAGTTAGCTGACCTTTCAAATATGATTTTCCTAGGAACATTTGCACTTGTAGCAGTATCTCTAATCATATTTAGAAAAGCTTATCCAAATTTAAAGAGAAATTTTATGGTACCTTTAGTACCAGTCGTACCTTTAATAGCAGTAGCATGTTGTGTATTTCTGATGCTTAATTTATCAAAAGCAACTTGGTTATATTTTGGTGTATGGGTTGGACTAGGAGTAATTGTTTATGCACTATATTCGCATAAAAACAGTAAATTGCAAGATAACGATAATTATAATAATCTATCAGAGAAACATGGTGCTTAA
- a CDS encoding NAD-dependent protein deacylase, with translation MNYENLKSAIKASKNIVFFGGAGVSTESNIPDFRSDAGLYKTKDNYSYPPEVMLSHSFFKSHTEDFFNFYRSKMIYKNAKPNAAHYALAKLEKLGKLKAIITQNIDGLHQMAGSKNVFELHGSIHRNFCTKCGKPFSLDYIINSKSVIPKCDDCGEIVKPDVVLYEESLNMNTLNNAIKFTQNADMLIVGGTSLVVYPAAAIVDYFKGSKLVLINKSSTPYDSKADIVINDSIGKVLSSIIDE, from the coding sequence ATGAATTATGAAAATTTAAAATCTGCGATAAAAGCAAGTAAAAATATAGTATTTTTTGGCGGTGCCGGTGTTTCTACGGAGTCTAACATTCCTGACTTTAGATCAGATGCAGGACTGTATAAGACCAAAGATAACTATTCCTATCCTCCAGAAGTAATGCTAAGTCATTCTTTTTTTAAATCTCATACGGAGGATTTTTTCAACTTTTATAGGAGCAAAATGATATATAAAAATGCTAAACCAAATGCTGCTCATTATGCTCTAGCAAAGTTAGAAAAACTAGGTAAACTTAAAGCTATAATAACTCAAAATATCGATGGACTTCATCAAATGGCAGGTTCTAAAAATGTATTTGAACTGCATGGTTCAATACATAGAAACTTTTGTACAAAATGCGGTAAACCATTTAGCTTGGATTATATTATAAATTCAAAATCTGTAATTCCAAAATGTGATGACTGCGGTGAAATCGTGAAACCTGATGTAGTTCTTTATGAAGAAAGTCTCAATATGAATACACTAAATAATGCAATTAAATTCACCCAAAATGCAGATATGCTAATTGTAGGAGGTACTTCCTTAGTAGTTTATCCAGCTGCAGCAATAGTAGACTATTTTAAAGGTTCAAAATTAGTATTAATAAATAAGTCTTCTACTCCATATGATAGTAAAGCAGATATAGTAATCAATGATAGTATTGGTAAAGTACTATCCAGTATAATAGATGAATAA
- a CDS encoding uracil-DNA glycosylase codes for MNTKEYLKEKVKNIYDNYNTNDVSGYITGDGPIPCDIMFVGEAPGKTEVDTGKPFVGMAGKNFEKYLNSIGIKREDVRITNACFFRPIKKKTGKNNKISISNRPPKVSEISLFSDILDEEINLVNPKIIVTLGNVPLKRLTNFKSIGECHGKPYFIEKLNRYVFPMYHPSSLIYNRNEDFYKSYEIDWQNFKKALDEI; via the coding sequence TTGAATACAAAAGAATATTTAAAAGAAAAAGTCAAAAATATTTATGATAATTATAATACTAATGATGTATCTGGATACATAACAGGTGATGGACCAATCCCATGTGACATTATGTTCGTAGGTGAAGCTCCTGGTAAAACAGAAGTAGATACTGGTAAGCCTTTTGTAGGAATGGCTGGTAAAAACTTTGAGAAATATTTAAACTCTATAGGTATAAAGAGAGAAGATGTGAGAATCACAAATGCATGTTTTTTCAGACCAATTAAAAAGAAGACAGGTAAAAATAATAAAATTTCAATAAGTAATCGTCCGCCAAAAGTCTCCGAAATATCCTTATTTAGTGATATTCTTGATGAAGAAATTAATTTAGTAAATCCTAAAATAATAGTAACACTAGGTAATGTACCATTAAAGAGACTTACAAACTTTAAATCTATTGGTGAATGTCATGGTAAACCTTACTTTATAGAAAAACTGAACAGATATGTATTTCCTATGTATCATCCTTCATCTTTAATATACAATAGAAATGAAGACTTTTACAAATCATATGAAATTGACTGGCAAAACTTTAAAAAAGCTCTAGATGAAATTTAA
- a CDS encoding alanine--glyoxylate aminotransferase family protein, which translates to MKVPYVMTPGPTQVRENVRLARSLECTNPDLDFNFYDFYRETCIKIGQFLNTKNRVRILSGEGILGLEAACASLTEKDDRVLVIDNGIFGEGFADFIKIYGGDVVFFKGDRTKSIDIEKLKEFLDKDSNFKYATVVHCDTPSGMLNDISKICPLLKEKGILTVVDSVAAMGGEEVRVDDWKIDIILGGSQKCISAPPGLTILSVSNDAIESMKARKTPIASFYCNLLIWENYYENKWFPYTPSSSDIVGLRAAIDNLLEDKDIFERHRKIAEGVRYAVQESGLELYVKEGFSNTVTVINTPANMDNKMVRDYMCQTYNVLIAGSFGYLEGKVFRIGHMGENARVDKIAYTLFAFQKSLEHFGFKLNCDLSQKFLERF; encoded by the coding sequence ATGAAAGTTCCATATGTTATGACACCTGGACCAACTCAGGTTAGAGAAAATGTTAGATTAGCAAGAAGCCTTGAATGTACAAATCCAGATTTGGATTTTAATTTTTATGATTTTTACAGGGAAACTTGTATTAAAATAGGTCAGTTTTTGAATACAAAAAATAGAGTGAGAATATTAAGTGGAGAAGGTATACTTGGGTTAGAAGCTGCTTGTGCATCTTTAACTGAAAAAGATGATAGAGTTTTAGTAATAGACAATGGAATATTTGGAGAAGGATTTGCTGATTTTATAAAAATATATGGGGGAGATGTTGTATTTTTTAAAGGAGATAGAACTAAAAGTATAGATATCGAAAAATTAAAAGAATTTCTAGATAAAGATAGTAATTTTAAATATGCCACAGTAGTTCATTGTGATACTCCATCAGGAATGTTAAATGATATTTCAAAAATATGTCCCCTGCTGAAGGAAAAAGGTATATTAACAGTTGTAGATAGTGTAGCTGCTATGGGTGGAGAAGAAGTAAGAGTAGATGATTGGAAAATAGATATTATCTTAGGTGGATCACAAAAATGTATATCAGCTCCTCCAGGACTTACAATATTAAGTGTAAGTAATGATGCTATTGAATCTATGAAGGCAAGAAAAACTCCAATAGCATCGTTTTACTGCAACTTGCTCATATGGGAAAACTATTATGAAAACAAGTGGTTCCCGTATACTCCTTCTTCTAGTGATATAGTTGGACTTAGAGCTGCAATAGATAATTTACTTGAAGATAAGGATATATTTGAAAGACACAGAAAAATAGCAGAAGGCGTAAGATACGCTGTACAGGAATCAGGGTTAGAATTATATGTAAAAGAAGGATTTTCAAATACAGTTACTGTCATAAATACTCCAGCTAATATGGATAATAAAATGGTTAGAGATTATATGTGTCAAACTTACAATGTACTTATAGCTGGTTCGTTTGGCTATTTGGAAGGAAAGGTATTTAGAATAGGACATATGGGTGAAAATGCAAGAGTAGATAAGATAGCATATACTTTATTTGCATTTCAAAAGTCATTAGAACATTTTGGGTTTAAATTGAACTGTGATTTAAGTCAAAAGTTTCTCGAAAGATTTTAA
- a CDS encoding M42 family peptidase has protein sequence MLLVDLCNSIAPSGYEECARNIIREKVKDLVDEINIDKMGNLIAHKKGSGPKVALYSHMDEIGFIITGYNDDGTLRFSTLGNIDSNAVASKVVCVGQKKIPGVIGLKPIHLQDKKERMEKIKFSNCCIDIGSASKEETREVVKLGDYAVFNTEFKEFGDNLIKGKGFDDRIGCSVLINILKEEYECDLYCIFNVQEKVGQRGAFVSTFNVKPDLCIVVDAYESNDIPGTPKYLEISDIGGGPVISVKSGSLLFNNNITNSIISIAIQSGINYQWKSDSMCKNEAHAIDMIGEGTNIAAVSIPCRYIHSSVSVCSLNDYNNTIDLLINYLKSFK, from the coding sequence TTGCTTTTAGTTGATCTTTGCAATTCTATAGCACCTTCTGGTTATGAAGAGTGCGCTAGAAATATAATAAGGGAAAAAGTAAAAGATTTAGTAGATGAAATAAATATAGATAAAATGGGCAATTTAATAGCTCATAAGAAGGGCAGCGGACCTAAAGTAGCATTATATTCTCATATGGACGAGATTGGATTTATAATTACGGGTTATAATGATGATGGTACATTGAGGTTTTCTACATTAGGTAATATTGATTCAAATGCAGTTGCTTCTAAAGTCGTGTGTGTAGGTCAAAAAAAGATACCTGGTGTTATAGGACTAAAACCTATACACCTCCAAGATAAAAAAGAGAGGATGGAAAAAATAAAATTTTCTAACTGCTGTATAGATATTGGTTCAGCTTCTAAAGAGGAAACCAGGGAAGTTGTTAAACTAGGCGATTATGCAGTATTTAATACTGAATTTAAGGAATTTGGAGATAACCTCATAAAAGGGAAAGGTTTTGATGATAGAATTGGATGTTCAGTTTTAATTAATATACTAAAGGAAGAATATGAATGTGACTTGTATTGTATATTTAATGTGCAAGAAAAGGTCGGTCAAAGAGGTGCATTTGTTTCTACTTTTAATGTAAAGCCAGATTTATGTATAGTAGTTGATGCATATGAAAGTAATGATATACCGGGAACCCCAAAATATTTGGAGATAAGTGACATAGGAGGCGGACCTGTTATATCTGTAAAAAGTGGCAGCTTGTTGTTTAATAATAATATTACAAACAGCATAATATCAATTGCTATTCAAAGCGGAATTAACTACCAGTGGAAAAGTGATTCAATGTGTAAAAATGAAGCACATGCTATTGATATGATAGGTGAAGGAACTAATATAGCAGCTGTATCAATTCCATGTAGATATATCCATTCATCTGTATCAGTTTGCAGCTTAAATGATTACAACAATACTATAGATTTATTAATAAATTATCTTAAATCTTTTAAATAA
- a CDS encoding GNAT family protein: MLKQQYVTIDLVKGSEDEYIIRDESGITIGRTFIIEYSLKNGYCSFRIKFYKDRKYSYKLLKESLKMFLLSLFKNMNIYKVDVIADEGINIMSFTDLGFKLEGIISESLICDGVRRDELLFGIDLDTFKNMSRSKYFERRGKNVSISVLTPDDGEDVLAYYIKNRDYLKQFEPEREESFYTLQFQRRNLIESYKQFINSESVNFGIYKDEKFIGKIQISNIVLGVFKSAIAGYSIDQDEQGKGYMKEALGLVCDYACYDIGLHRLEASTLVDNIKSQKVLKHCGFQELGVNKKYLFINGKWQDHITFYKIL, translated from the coding sequence ATGTTAAAACAGCAATATGTAACTATAGATTTAGTTAAAGGAAGTGAAGATGAGTATATAATAAGAGATGAATCAGGTATAACTATAGGAAGGACTTTCATAATAGAGTATTCTCTTAAAAATGGATACTGCTCATTTAGAATAAAATTTTATAAAGATAGAAAGTACAGCTATAAGTTATTGAAGGAATCTTTAAAAATGTTTTTACTATCTTTATTTAAAAATATGAACATATATAAAGTTGATGTTATAGCAGATGAAGGAATAAATATAATGTCATTTACTGATCTTGGATTTAAATTAGAAGGAATAATTTCTGAAAGTTTGATATGTGATGGTGTACGCAGAGACGAGTTACTATTTGGCATAGATTTAGATACATTTAAAAATATGAGTAGAAGTAAGTACTTTGAAAGAAGAGGCAAAAATGTTAGTATATCAGTTTTAACACCAGATGATGGTGAAGACGTTTTAGCTTACTATATAAAGAATAGAGATTACCTGAAGCAATTTGAGCCAGAGAGAGAAGAAAGCTTTTATACACTGCAATTTCAAAGGAGAAATTTAATAGAGAGCTATAAACAATTTATAAACTCTGAAAGTGTTAATTTTGGAATATATAAAGATGAGAAGTTCATAGGGAAAATACAAATATCCAATATTGTTCTTGGAGTTTTCAAAAGTGCAATTGCAGGATATTCTATAGATCAAGATGAACAGGGGAAAGGTTATATGAAGGAAGCTTTAGGATTAGTTTGCGATTATGCATGTTATGATATTGGATTACATAGACTTGAAGCTTCTACATTAGTAGATAATATAAAATCACAAAAAGTGTTGAAACATTGTGGATTTCAAGAGCTGGGGGTTAATAAAAAATATCTATTTATAAATGGTAAGTGGCAGGATCATATAACATTTTATAAGATATTATAA
- a CDS encoding M20/M25/M40 family metallo-hydrolase, which yields MDKLLGKLIDSFSVSGSEEEAKKVIKEELEAAQSDVIEDKMGNLIASAGEGDKKVMICAHMDSIGFIVSYIEDNGLIRVEKIGRFENEYAINSFVRFKNGTIGRLCNSGKQLFIDIGLDNKVKSSDKVKVGDTACLVGPYIKVGKRNVISPMLDNKVGCYILIKLIRDSIDIKDKKVYFVFSTEEELCGRGARAAAYNINPDYCIVLGVEKAKDMEGSKGNVELGKGPVLKIMDKSLIMHRDIKKMLEESAQKAGISIQYSISSGTSEGGLLHKERAGIKTGELDIPCRYKHSCSEMVCIDDVESTIKLLKQII from the coding sequence GTGGATAAATTACTTGGTAAATTAATAGACAGTTTTTCAGTTAGTGGAAGTGAGGAAGAAGCTAAGAAGGTTATAAAAGAGGAGTTAGAAGCTGCGCAGAGTGATGTAATTGAGGATAAAATGGGAAATTTAATAGCCAGTGCAGGTGAAGGTGATAAAAAAGTTATGATATGTGCACATATGGATAGTATAGGATTTATAGTATCTTATATAGAAGACAATGGACTTATAAGAGTAGAAAAAATAGGACGTTTTGAAAATGAGTATGCAATTAACAGCTTTGTGAGATTTAAAAATGGAACTATAGGCAGGCTGTGTAACTCTGGAAAACAGCTATTTATAGATATAGGTTTAGATAATAAAGTAAAATCATCTGACAAAGTAAAAGTTGGTGATACTGCATGTTTAGTTGGTCCATATATTAAAGTTGGTAAAAGAAATGTAATAAGTCCAATGCTAGATAATAAGGTAGGATGCTACATACTTATTAAATTAATAAGGGATTCTATAGACATTAAGGACAAAAAGGTTTATTTTGTATTTTCGACTGAGGAAGAATTATGTGGAAGAGGAGCTAGAGCAGCGGCTTATAATATAAATCCAGATTATTGTATTGTATTAGGTGTTGAAAAGGCTAAGGATATGGAAGGGTCAAAAGGAAATGTAGAATTAGGTAAAGGTCCTGTGCTTAAGATTATGGATAAATCACTTATAATGCATAGGGATATCAAAAAAATGCTTGAAGAATCAGCACAAAAAGCAGGTATAAGTATTCAATATAGTATAAGTTCAGGAACTTCAGAAGGAGGATTACTTCACAAGGAGAGAGCTGGTATTAAAACAGGAGAATTAGACATACCTTGTAGGTATAAACATTCATGTTCTGAAATGGTTTGTATAGATGATGTAGAAAGTACAATAAAACTTCTAAAACAAATAATATAA
- a CDS encoding peptidylprolyl isomerase — protein sequence MENKVLATINGSKITQKDLESAIERFPSDRQSYLNTDDGKKQLLEEMVSFELIYNYAKDSGLDKDQSYINKVELVKKEILTQTAIAKVMSEVIVKDSEVEDYYKVNKDKLVNPESVVARHILVNTEQKANDVLKEINDGMSFEDAAQKYSSCPSKAQGGNLGKFTRGQMVPEFEDVAFSIDVNVVSKPIKTQFGYHLIKVEQKIPKSPKSYDEVKGTIKNNLLQQRQSYKYNELNKQLKEKYTVEYEK from the coding sequence ATGGAGAATAAAGTATTAGCTACTATAAATGGTAGTAAAATAACACAAAAAGATTTAGAAAGTGCTATAGAGAGGTTTCCTAGCGATAGACAAAGCTATTTAAACACTGATGACGGAAAAAAACAGCTTTTAGAAGAAATGGTGTCATTTGAACTTATCTATAATTATGCTAAGGATTCTGGACTAGATAAGGATCAAAGCTACATAAACAAAGTTGAACTTGTTAAAAAAGAAATTTTAACTCAGACAGCTATAGCAAAGGTAATGAGTGAGGTTATTGTTAAAGATAGCGAAGTTGAAGATTATTATAAAGTTAATAAAGATAAACTTGTAAATCCAGAAAGCGTTGTAGCTAGACATATATTAGTTAATACAGAGCAGAAAGCAAATGATGTATTAAAGGAAATAAATGATGGAATGAGTTTTGAAGATGCTGCTCAAAAGTATTCCTCATGTCCATCAAAAGCGCAAGGTGGTAATTTAGGAAAATTTACTAGAGGACAAATGGTTCCTGAATTTGAAGATGTTGCTTTTTCAATTGATGTTAATGTTGTAAGTAAGCCTATTAAGACACAATTTGGATATCATTTAATTAAGGTTGAACAAAAAATACCAAAGTCACCTAAGTCCTATGATGAAGTAAAGGGTACAATTAAAAATAATTTACTTCAACAAAGACAATCATATAAGTATAACGAACTTAACAAACAATTAAAAGAAAAATACACTGTCGAATACGAAAAATAA
- a CDS encoding transposase: MEIKEGWIITTDKFTSVETLWKVMHRRWDIENNAFHQLKTEWHLDHCFLYSPAGIETVLMFIIIAFNLMQLYFFRCIKGFRKKCMLQIYIKDERLTIENGWDNPLFEKT, encoded by the coding sequence GTGGAAATTAAGGAAGGATGGATTATAACAACAGATAAATTTACGTCAGTAGAAACCTTATGGAAGGTAATGCATAGAAGATGGGATATTGAAAATAATGCATTTCATCAACTAAAAACAGAATGGCATTTAGACCACTGCTTTCTTTACAGCCCTGCGGGCATAGAGACAGTTTTGATGTTTATAATAATAGCATTTAATTTAATGCAATTGTATTTTTTTAGATGTATAAAAGGGTTTAGAAAGAAGTGTATGCTTCAAATATATATAAAAGATGAAAGACTTACTATAGAAAACGGTTGGGATAATCCATTGTTTGAAAAGACCTAA